From a single Drosophila sulfurigaster albostrigata strain 15112-1811.04 chromosome 3, ASM2355843v2, whole genome shotgun sequence genomic region:
- the LOC133843842 gene encoding AT-rich interactive domain-containing protein 2 isoform X2, with the protein MTSIDSVRVLLQSLPAAAPSVSSNNNALQNELTPAKLGAAATPLRARNAQQQQYQQYAPQQLFYGNTPEKSTPGVNGQGQGAPEEFWRDLHQFHERRGTPLTQAAKISGQHVDLYRLYQEVTERGGFNKVNMRDEWDEVYSALDTLRERCVNGTAGIKHIYRRYLDKYERLNFHGEDPDKLEALEAAIECAELGASARARSRALASGGGVGSGLGLSGGGLGSMFGNAHSTLTAVPMAYNQRQHIVNADRRRQYKMSTQLHKHSSYEKLLLSLISPLPNEQDFAINVCTLMANEPRPTLQLSECPKLLDVLLAHLGVYADYTMRQLFQHGHNTAGVQVRRHSKLNFWRDLLYDKPQILDLYTDEQAWLDNGLISKDVDAAGNLEQLSDEFDFELDFLNLRRSHGTDERIGQRVLQIVQLLRSLSFHQENVTLLSANRTLWRYLVMGANVRWSNIHIQALETAGNLAQQFELLDPATDELSRNLLSTLCEGIESNDRAVIISCLEILYKLCGREGNAQHISRCLGLDFYQRVMLLLSLTDVMLLIFTLEAIYALSALGARPCSMLMQVRGLLDQLVALLTVEAQSYGAAGCILMRVVEVVPGNMLPTMTQPMPSNQLTQMMTVKQPHPQPQPAPIVAALPPPAPTQVQVLPPQTEAVSVPVSIVPAPNPAPPALPVPSLPQVQLPMPSLPQVQLPPAVLQAAAAAAATSSQAATATILPAAPSAPQSFTHEDETYALAWLGATYERAGNGHEHRVEQQELYTIYLSHCQKAGKHSVVNRVQFPRLVRLIFNPTVGPAIVRQVDGTDLPGTHYIGIRMRAQPLPMQQHKAAPAVVATAPATVATVVAAKKDAVGKAEPAAGEAQEEATTAAVATPSSSLIKSLLANKVNERQLKQKAQSQPQPPALVATTSSATGSPAGQPIKVTSTAISAFVNNPLMQHTPVKVGQTTIKPLHPQLALEKKPMTDSAPPPLAPLSGANVLTKDSQGRTLIIQSKRKLTIDEEQNKRLALDSSSVVGVAAGKEEPQVTPSKNAANLYADLAASILEDEDLDDVPPLAASTQDQQPTQQQQQQLQLIPAKVQPAQRQLIFPAGNATAAPPQLKLATTATIKTDQGLQTVPVILQQKSEQQQQQQPTQTQYVLATNQQGQTYLVAQQTAPVAVAPPTAPATPTLLVTQTQPQHNQQTKTIIILQQPQGVSASNVPGTQKVIMTTAQGQQVLVTTTTAPAGAQPRPQTPSVQQQQQQQQQPQQIFINPQRGVPAALGAGQMSPSLLSQLNQIPATIKLHQPQPATQQQQQQQQQLQRSSIVATKASPIPQLQQHQSIIQQHIISSPAATTAAATVDKRQILLGGIKETTLITQTPVTSAPLQQSQLNSQTIITTQPPIVAGALQQQQQHIRNVLEQQQQHHPSIIQQKISMPTTLSDAGKPKTTPALPIAKKQLPLAASPSPSLKPPQQPQQLPVATSESASKVVESKPAEQVVSPAPVVAVPAATSVTSVIAQPNPTGNSQPAVAVPVAPVPAVPVDANWLFICDWRNCPRRKFKSLNELQHHVCNVHCPDHLDAGAEIYCQWGSGPSLCDNIARKRYSLMTHLVDRHLALDDLRASVQRRLATGIHNVAPAQPTVTIVRNAGNAAAAATPAGSAAAPATAATATAVGTSALQAIKRHSADFLNSKELMDENEGPVTKSIRLTAALILRNLVNNTSTAKRSLKRYEPHLANVAFSNVEASGVLSHILHELSQ; encoded by the exons ATGACCTCCATTGATAGTGTACGTGTACTGCTGCAAtcgctgccagcagcagcgccctctgtcagcagcaacaacaacgcgcTGCAAAATGAGTTGACGCCGGCAAAACTTGGCGCTGCTGCAACTCCATTGCGCGCGAGAAacgcgcagcagcaacaatatcaGCAATATGCTCCACAGCAGCTGTTTTACGGCAACACGCCGGAAAAATCAACGCCAGGAGTAAACGGTCAAGGGCAAGGAGCGCCAGAAGAATTCTGGCGGGATCTGCATCAGTTTCACGAGCGGCGAGG CACGCCACTGACGCAGGCGGCCAAGATCAGTGGACAACACGTGGATCTGTATCGACTTTACCAGGAGGTGACCGAACGCGGTGGCTTCAACAAGGTGAACATGCGCGATGAGTGGGACGAGGTTTATAGTGCATTGGACACGCTGCGCGAGCGCTGTGTGAATGGCACCGCCGGCATCAAGCACATCTATCGTCGCTACCTCGACAAATACGAACGTTTGAATTTCCACGGCGAGGATCCCGACAAATTGGAGGCTCTGGAAGCGGCCATCGAGTGCGCAGAATTGGGCGCCAGCGCAAGAGCACGCTCTCGTGCCTTGGCCAGCGGCGGTGGTGTTGGCAGTGGCCTGGGACTTTCCGGAGGTGGCTTGGGCAGCATGTTTGGAAATGCGCATTCCACTTTGACGGCGGTGCCGATGGCCTACAATCAGCGGCAGCACATAGTGAATGCGGATCGCCGGCGGCAGTACAAGATGTCCACACAGCTACACAAGCACAGCAGCTATGAGAAACTATTGCTGTCGCTCATCTCACCGCTACCCAACGAGCAGGACTTTGCCATCAATGTGTGTACGTTGATGGCCAACGAGCCGCGTCCCACGTTGCAGCTGAGTGAGTGCCCTAAGCTGCTGGACGTGCTGCTGGCACATCTGGGCGTCTATGCGGATTACACGATGCGTCAGCTCTTCCAGCATGGACACAACACGGCTGGCGTGCAGGTGCGACGTCATTCGAAGCTCAATTTCTGGCGCGATCTGTTGTACGACAAGCCACAGATATTGGACTTGTATACGGATGAGCAGGCGTGGCTGGACAACGGTCTGATTAGCAAGGATGTCGACGCTGCTGGCAATTTGGAGCAGCTGTCGGATGAGTTTGACTTTGAGCTGGACTTTTTGAACCTGCGTCGCAGCCATGGCACCGACGAACGCATTGGACAGCGTGTGCTGCAGATTGTGCAGCTGTTGCGCAGCCTGAGCTTTCATCAGGAGAATGTGACGCTGCTTTCAGCGAATCGTACGCTGTGGCGATACCTGGTGATGGGCGCCAATGTACGCTGGA GCAACATTCACATTCAGGCCTTGGAGACGGCTGGGAATCTGGCGCAGCAATTCGAGCTGCTCGATCCCGCCACAGACGAGTTGTCGCGCAATTTGCTGTCCACGCTGTGCGAGGGCATCGAGTCCAACGATCGCGCCGTCATCATCAGCTGCCTGGAGATACTTTATAAACTGTGTGGACGCGAGGGCAACGCCCAGCATATAAGTCGCTGCCTGGGCTTGGATTTCTATCAGCGTGTCATGCTTCTGCTCTCGCTCACCGATGTCATGCTGCTGATCTTTACGCTGGAGGCGATTTATGCGCTCAGTGCGCTGGGTGCACGTCCCTGCTCCATGCTGATGCAGGTGCGTGGCCTGTTGGATCAACTTGTGGCGCTGCTCACTGTGGAGGCGCAATCCTACGGCGCTGCTGGCTGCATTTTGATGCGCGTTGTCGAGGTGGTGCCTGGGAATATGCTGCCCACAATGACGCAGCCAATGCCAAGCAACCAATTGACGCAAATGATGACAGTGAAGCAACCGCATCCCCAACCGCAACCAGCTCCCATTGTGGCAGCTCTGCCTCCGCCTGCTCCCACCCAAGTGCAAGTGTTGCCACCGCAGACTGAAGCCGTCTCGGTGCCCGTCTCAATTGTGCCTGCCCCCAATCCAGCGCCGCCTGCGCTGCCTGTGCCGAGTCTGCCGCAGGTGCAGCTGCCCATGCCCAGCTTGCCTCAAGTGCAGCTGCCGCCAGCTGTGCTGcaagccgccgccgccgccgcagccACATCCTCCCAAGCAGCAACCGCGACTATTTTGCCCGCTGCTCCCTCGGCGCCGCAGAGTTTTACCCACGAGGACGAGACGTATGCGCTCGCCTGGCTGGGCGCCACTTACGAGCGTGCTGGCAATGGACACGAGCATCGCGTGGAGCAGCAGGAGCTGTACACCATATATTTGTCGCACTGCCAGAAGGCGGGCAAACATTCGGTTGTGAATCGCGTGCAATTCCCCCGTCTTGTGCGACTCATCTTCAATCCTACCGTGGGACCAGCCATTGTGCGCCAGGTGGATGGCACCGATCTGCCCGGAACACACTATATTGGTATCCGCATGCGTGCCCAGCCGCTGCCCATGCAACAGCACAAAGCAGCGCCGGCGGTCGTAGCTACAGCTCCAGCAACTgtggcaactgttgttgccgctAAGAAGGATGCCGTTGGCAAAGCGGAGCCAGCTGCTGGCGAGGCACAAGAGGAAGCGACGACAGCGGCGGTGGCCACGCCCAGCTCTTCGCTGATCAAGAGTTTGCTCGCCAACAAGGTCAACGAGCGGCAACTGAAGCAGAAGGCGCAATCCCAGCCACAACCACCAGCACTGGTGGCCACCACGTCCTCGGCGACGGGTTCGCCAGCAGGCCAACCCATTAAGGTCACTTCGACGGCGATTAGTGCGTTCGTGAACAATCCGCTGATGCAGCACACGCCCGTCAAGGTGGGTCAGACGACCATTAAGCCATTGCATCCGCAGCTAGCGTTGGAGAAGAAACCCATGACGGACTCGGCCCCGCCTCCTCTGGCGCCGCTGAGCGGTGCTAATGTGCTGACCAAGGACTCCCAAGGACGCACACTGATCATACAATCCAAGCGCAAGCTAACCATCGATGAGGAGCAGAACAAACGCTTGGCCTTGGACAGCAGCAGTGTTGTTGGGGTGGCTGCTGGCAAGGAGGAGCCTCAGGTGACGCCCTCGAAGAATGCGGCGAATCTCTATGCGGATCTGGCAGCCTCCATACTGGAGGACGAGGATCTGGACGATGTGCCGCCCCTGGCAGCATCCACACAAGACCAGCAGCccacacaacagcagcagcaacaactgcaactgattCCCGCCAAGGTGCAGCCGGCACAGCGCCAACTGATCTTTCCGGCGGGCAATGCGACTGCGGCGCCGCCACAACTGAAACTGGCCACCACAGCGACCATCAAGACGGACCAGGGACTGCAGACGGTGCCCGTCATACTGCAGCAGAAGtcggagcagcagcagcaacagcaacccacacagacacagtACGTGCTGGCCACCAACCAGCAGGGCCAGACCTATCTGGTGGCCCAGCAGACGGCACCCGTGGCTGTGGCACCGCCCACGGCACCGGCCACGCCCACGCTGCTGGTGACACAGACACAGCCGCAGCACAATCAGCAGACGAAGACGATTATCATACTGCAACAGCCGCAGGGAGTGAGTGCATCCAATGTGCCTGGCACACAGAAGGTGATCATGACCACGGCCCAGGGACAACAGGTGCTGGTGACGACGACCACAGCGCCAGCTGGGGCCCAGCCACGCCCCCAAACACCGTCCgttcagcaacaacagcagcaacagcagcagccacagcaaatcTTCATCAATCCGCAGCGTGGAGTGCCAGCAGCTTTGGGTGCGGGTCAGATGTCGCCTTCGCTGTTGTCGCAGCTCAATCAGATCCCGGCCACCATCAAGCTGCATCAGCCACAGCCTGcgacacagcaacagcaacaacagcagcagcaactgcagcgaaGCAGCATTGTGGCCACGAAGGCGTCGCCGATtccacagctgcagcagcatcaatcCATCATACAGCAGCACATCATCTCGAGCCCAGCAGcgaccacagcagcagcaacagttgacAAGCGGCAAATACTGCTGGGTGGTATCAAGGAGACGACGCTGATTACTCAGACACCGGTGACGTCGGCGCCACTGCAGCAGAGTCAACTGAATTCGCAGACGATCATTACGACGCAGCCGCCGATTGTGGCTGGTgctctgcagcagcagcagcagcacatacGCAACGtactcgagcagcagcagcagcatcatccaTCCATCATACAGCAGAAGATATCGATGCCCACAACG CTGTCCGATGCAGGCAAACCCAAGACGACGCCTGCGTTGCCCATAGCCAAAAAGCAGCTCCCGTTGGCAGCGTCGCCTTCGCCGTCTCTGAAGCCCCCtcaacaaccacagcagttGCCTGTAGCTACCAGCGAATCCGCCAGCAAAGTCGTTGAAAGCAAGCCAGCGGAGCAAGTTGTAAGCCCTGCgccagttgttgctgtgccgGCAGCAACTTCGGTGACCAGCGTGATCGCCCAGCCCAATCCCACTGGTAATTCTCAGCCAGCCGTTGCTGTGCCTGTTGCCCCTGTGCCCGCTGTGCCCGTCGACGCCAACTGGCTGTTCATCTGCGATTGGCGCAACTGTCCGCGTCGCAAGTTCAAGTCGCTCAACGAGCTGCAGCATCATGTGTGCAACGTGCACTGTCCCGATCACTTGGATGCTGGTGCCGAGATCTATTGCCAGTGGGGCAGCGGTCCCAGCTTGTGCGACAACATTGCGCGCAAACGTTACTCGCTGATGACGCATCTGGTGGATCGCCATCTAGCGCTGGACGATCTACGCGCCAGCGTTCAGCGTCGCCTTGCCACGGGCATACACAATGTGGCGCCCGCCCAGCCCACGGTAACTATTGTGCGCAATGCAGGGAatgcggcggcagcggcgacGCCAGCAGGAAGTGCAGCAGCTCCGGCGACGGCGGCAACGGCAACCGCTGTTGGCACCTCTGCATTGCAGGCGATTAAACGGCATTCTGCTGATTTCCTCAACTCGAAGGAGCTGATGGATGAGAACGAGGGACCAGTCACGAAGAGCATTCGCCTGACAGCGGCGCTGATTCTGCGCAATCTCGTGAACAACACATCGACGGCAAAACGCAGCCTCAAGCGCTACGAGCCGCATTTGGCGAATGTTGCGTTCAGCAATGTGGAGGCCAGCGGTGTTCTGTCGCACATATTGCACGAGCTGAGTCAGTAA
- the LOC133843842 gene encoding AT-rich interactive domain-containing protein 2 isoform X1, with translation MTSIDSVRVLLQSLPAAAPSVSSNNNALQNELTPAKLGAAATPLRARNAQQQQYQQYAPQQLFYGNTPEKSTPGVNGQGQGAPEEFWRDLHQFHERRGTPLTQAAKISGQHVDLYRLYQEVTERGGFNKVNMRDEWDEVYSALDTLRERCVNGTAGIKHIYRRYLDKYERLNFHGEDPDKLEALEAAIECAELGASARARSRALASGGGVGSGLGLSGGGLGSMFGNAHSTLTAVPMAYNQRQHIVNADRRRQYKMSTQLHKHSSYEKLLLSLISPLPNEQDFAINVCTLMANEPRPTLQLSECPKLLDVLLAHLGVYADYTMRQLFQHGHNTAGVQVRRHSKLNFWRDLLYDKPQILDLYTDEQAWLDNGLISKDVDAAGNLEQLSDEFDFELDFLNLRRSHGTDERIGQRVLQIVQLLRSLSFHQENVTLLSANRTLWRYLVMGANVRWSNIHIQALETAGNLAQQFELLDPATDELSRNLLSTLCEGIESNDRAVIISCLEILYKLCGREGNAQHISRCLGLDFYQRVMLLLSLTDVMLLIFTLEAIYALSALGARPCSMLMQVRGLLDQLVALLTVEAQSYGAAGCILMRVVEVVPGNMLPTMTQPMPSNQLTQMMTVKQPHPQPQPAPIVAALPPPAPTQVQVLPPQTEAVSVPVSIVPAPNPAPPALPVPSLPQVQLPMPSLPQVQLPPAVLQAAAAAAATSSQAATATILPAAPSAPQSFTHEDETYALAWLGATYERAGNGHEHRVEQQELYTIYLSHCQKAGKHSVVNRVQFPRLVRLIFNPTVGPAIVRQVDGTDLPGTHYIGIRMRAQPLPMQQHKAAPAVVATAPATVATVVAAKKDAVGKAEPAAGEAQEEATTAAVATPSSSLIKSLLANKVNERQLKQKAQSQPQPPALVATTSSATGSPAGQPIKVTSTAISAFVNNPLMQHTPVKVGQTTIKPLHPQLALEKKPMTDSAPPPLAPLSGANVLTKDSQGRTLIIQSKRKLTIDEEQNKRLALDSSSVVGVAAGKEEPQVTPSKNAANLYADLAASILEDEDLDDVPPLAASTQDQQPTQQQQQQLQLIPAKVQPAQRQLIFPAGNATAAPPQLKLATTATIKTDQGLQTVPVILQQKSEQQQQQQPTQTQYVLATNQQGQTYLVAQQTAPVAVAPPTAPATPTLLVTQTQPQHNQQTKTIIILQQPQGVSASNVPGTQKVIMTTAQGQQVLVTTTTAPAGAQPRPQTPSVQQQQQQQQQPQQIFINPQRGVPAALGAGQMSPSLLSQLNQIPATIKLHQPQPATQQQQQQQQQLQRSSIVATKASPIPQLQQHQSIIQQHIISSPAATTAAATVDKRQILLGGIKETTLITQTPVTSAPLQQSQLNSQTIITTQPPIVAGALQQQQQHIRNVLEQQQQHHPSIIQQKISMPTTQLSDAGKPKTTPALPIAKKQLPLAASPSPSLKPPQQPQQLPVATSESASKVVESKPAEQVVSPAPVVAVPAATSVTSVIAQPNPTGNSQPAVAVPVAPVPAVPVDANWLFICDWRNCPRRKFKSLNELQHHVCNVHCPDHLDAGAEIYCQWGSGPSLCDNIARKRYSLMTHLVDRHLALDDLRASVQRRLATGIHNVAPAQPTVTIVRNAGNAAAAATPAGSAAAPATAATATAVGTSALQAIKRHSADFLNSKELMDENEGPVTKSIRLTAALILRNLVNNTSTAKRSLKRYEPHLANVAFSNVEASGVLSHILHELSQ, from the exons ATGACCTCCATTGATAGTGTACGTGTACTGCTGCAAtcgctgccagcagcagcgccctctgtcagcagcaacaacaacgcgcTGCAAAATGAGTTGACGCCGGCAAAACTTGGCGCTGCTGCAACTCCATTGCGCGCGAGAAacgcgcagcagcaacaatatcaGCAATATGCTCCACAGCAGCTGTTTTACGGCAACACGCCGGAAAAATCAACGCCAGGAGTAAACGGTCAAGGGCAAGGAGCGCCAGAAGAATTCTGGCGGGATCTGCATCAGTTTCACGAGCGGCGAGG CACGCCACTGACGCAGGCGGCCAAGATCAGTGGACAACACGTGGATCTGTATCGACTTTACCAGGAGGTGACCGAACGCGGTGGCTTCAACAAGGTGAACATGCGCGATGAGTGGGACGAGGTTTATAGTGCATTGGACACGCTGCGCGAGCGCTGTGTGAATGGCACCGCCGGCATCAAGCACATCTATCGTCGCTACCTCGACAAATACGAACGTTTGAATTTCCACGGCGAGGATCCCGACAAATTGGAGGCTCTGGAAGCGGCCATCGAGTGCGCAGAATTGGGCGCCAGCGCAAGAGCACGCTCTCGTGCCTTGGCCAGCGGCGGTGGTGTTGGCAGTGGCCTGGGACTTTCCGGAGGTGGCTTGGGCAGCATGTTTGGAAATGCGCATTCCACTTTGACGGCGGTGCCGATGGCCTACAATCAGCGGCAGCACATAGTGAATGCGGATCGCCGGCGGCAGTACAAGATGTCCACACAGCTACACAAGCACAGCAGCTATGAGAAACTATTGCTGTCGCTCATCTCACCGCTACCCAACGAGCAGGACTTTGCCATCAATGTGTGTACGTTGATGGCCAACGAGCCGCGTCCCACGTTGCAGCTGAGTGAGTGCCCTAAGCTGCTGGACGTGCTGCTGGCACATCTGGGCGTCTATGCGGATTACACGATGCGTCAGCTCTTCCAGCATGGACACAACACGGCTGGCGTGCAGGTGCGACGTCATTCGAAGCTCAATTTCTGGCGCGATCTGTTGTACGACAAGCCACAGATATTGGACTTGTATACGGATGAGCAGGCGTGGCTGGACAACGGTCTGATTAGCAAGGATGTCGACGCTGCTGGCAATTTGGAGCAGCTGTCGGATGAGTTTGACTTTGAGCTGGACTTTTTGAACCTGCGTCGCAGCCATGGCACCGACGAACGCATTGGACAGCGTGTGCTGCAGATTGTGCAGCTGTTGCGCAGCCTGAGCTTTCATCAGGAGAATGTGACGCTGCTTTCAGCGAATCGTACGCTGTGGCGATACCTGGTGATGGGCGCCAATGTACGCTGGA GCAACATTCACATTCAGGCCTTGGAGACGGCTGGGAATCTGGCGCAGCAATTCGAGCTGCTCGATCCCGCCACAGACGAGTTGTCGCGCAATTTGCTGTCCACGCTGTGCGAGGGCATCGAGTCCAACGATCGCGCCGTCATCATCAGCTGCCTGGAGATACTTTATAAACTGTGTGGACGCGAGGGCAACGCCCAGCATATAAGTCGCTGCCTGGGCTTGGATTTCTATCAGCGTGTCATGCTTCTGCTCTCGCTCACCGATGTCATGCTGCTGATCTTTACGCTGGAGGCGATTTATGCGCTCAGTGCGCTGGGTGCACGTCCCTGCTCCATGCTGATGCAGGTGCGTGGCCTGTTGGATCAACTTGTGGCGCTGCTCACTGTGGAGGCGCAATCCTACGGCGCTGCTGGCTGCATTTTGATGCGCGTTGTCGAGGTGGTGCCTGGGAATATGCTGCCCACAATGACGCAGCCAATGCCAAGCAACCAATTGACGCAAATGATGACAGTGAAGCAACCGCATCCCCAACCGCAACCAGCTCCCATTGTGGCAGCTCTGCCTCCGCCTGCTCCCACCCAAGTGCAAGTGTTGCCACCGCAGACTGAAGCCGTCTCGGTGCCCGTCTCAATTGTGCCTGCCCCCAATCCAGCGCCGCCTGCGCTGCCTGTGCCGAGTCTGCCGCAGGTGCAGCTGCCCATGCCCAGCTTGCCTCAAGTGCAGCTGCCGCCAGCTGTGCTGcaagccgccgccgccgccgcagccACATCCTCCCAAGCAGCAACCGCGACTATTTTGCCCGCTGCTCCCTCGGCGCCGCAGAGTTTTACCCACGAGGACGAGACGTATGCGCTCGCCTGGCTGGGCGCCACTTACGAGCGTGCTGGCAATGGACACGAGCATCGCGTGGAGCAGCAGGAGCTGTACACCATATATTTGTCGCACTGCCAGAAGGCGGGCAAACATTCGGTTGTGAATCGCGTGCAATTCCCCCGTCTTGTGCGACTCATCTTCAATCCTACCGTGGGACCAGCCATTGTGCGCCAGGTGGATGGCACCGATCTGCCCGGAACACACTATATTGGTATCCGCATGCGTGCCCAGCCGCTGCCCATGCAACAGCACAAAGCAGCGCCGGCGGTCGTAGCTACAGCTCCAGCAACTgtggcaactgttgttgccgctAAGAAGGATGCCGTTGGCAAAGCGGAGCCAGCTGCTGGCGAGGCACAAGAGGAAGCGACGACAGCGGCGGTGGCCACGCCCAGCTCTTCGCTGATCAAGAGTTTGCTCGCCAACAAGGTCAACGAGCGGCAACTGAAGCAGAAGGCGCAATCCCAGCCACAACCACCAGCACTGGTGGCCACCACGTCCTCGGCGACGGGTTCGCCAGCAGGCCAACCCATTAAGGTCACTTCGACGGCGATTAGTGCGTTCGTGAACAATCCGCTGATGCAGCACACGCCCGTCAAGGTGGGTCAGACGACCATTAAGCCATTGCATCCGCAGCTAGCGTTGGAGAAGAAACCCATGACGGACTCGGCCCCGCCTCCTCTGGCGCCGCTGAGCGGTGCTAATGTGCTGACCAAGGACTCCCAAGGACGCACACTGATCATACAATCCAAGCGCAAGCTAACCATCGATGAGGAGCAGAACAAACGCTTGGCCTTGGACAGCAGCAGTGTTGTTGGGGTGGCTGCTGGCAAGGAGGAGCCTCAGGTGACGCCCTCGAAGAATGCGGCGAATCTCTATGCGGATCTGGCAGCCTCCATACTGGAGGACGAGGATCTGGACGATGTGCCGCCCCTGGCAGCATCCACACAAGACCAGCAGCccacacaacagcagcagcaacaactgcaactgattCCCGCCAAGGTGCAGCCGGCACAGCGCCAACTGATCTTTCCGGCGGGCAATGCGACTGCGGCGCCGCCACAACTGAAACTGGCCACCACAGCGACCATCAAGACGGACCAGGGACTGCAGACGGTGCCCGTCATACTGCAGCAGAAGtcggagcagcagcagcaacagcaacccacacagacacagtACGTGCTGGCCACCAACCAGCAGGGCCAGACCTATCTGGTGGCCCAGCAGACGGCACCCGTGGCTGTGGCACCGCCCACGGCACCGGCCACGCCCACGCTGCTGGTGACACAGACACAGCCGCAGCACAATCAGCAGACGAAGACGATTATCATACTGCAACAGCCGCAGGGAGTGAGTGCATCCAATGTGCCTGGCACACAGAAGGTGATCATGACCACGGCCCAGGGACAACAGGTGCTGGTGACGACGACCACAGCGCCAGCTGGGGCCCAGCCACGCCCCCAAACACCGTCCgttcagcaacaacagcagcaacagcagcagccacagcaaatcTTCATCAATCCGCAGCGTGGAGTGCCAGCAGCTTTGGGTGCGGGTCAGATGTCGCCTTCGCTGTTGTCGCAGCTCAATCAGATCCCGGCCACCATCAAGCTGCATCAGCCACAGCCTGcgacacagcaacagcaacaacagcagcagcaactgcagcgaaGCAGCATTGTGGCCACGAAGGCGTCGCCGATtccacagctgcagcagcatcaatcCATCATACAGCAGCACATCATCTCGAGCCCAGCAGcgaccacagcagcagcaacagttgacAAGCGGCAAATACTGCTGGGTGGTATCAAGGAGACGACGCTGATTACTCAGACACCGGTGACGTCGGCGCCACTGCAGCAGAGTCAACTGAATTCGCAGACGATCATTACGACGCAGCCGCCGATTGTGGCTGGTgctctgcagcagcagcagcagcacatacGCAACGtactcgagcagcagcagcagcatcatccaTCCATCATACAGCAGAAGATATCGATGCCCACAACG CAGCTGTCCGATGCAGGCAAACCCAAGACGACGCCTGCGTTGCCCATAGCCAAAAAGCAGCTCCCGTTGGCAGCGTCGCCTTCGCCGTCTCTGAAGCCCCCtcaacaaccacagcagttGCCTGTAGCTACCAGCGAATCCGCCAGCAAAGTCGTTGAAAGCAAGCCAGCGGAGCAAGTTGTAAGCCCTGCgccagttgttgctgtgccgGCAGCAACTTCGGTGACCAGCGTGATCGCCCAGCCCAATCCCACTGGTAATTCTCAGCCAGCCGTTGCTGTGCCTGTTGCCCCTGTGCCCGCTGTGCCCGTCGACGCCAACTGGCTGTTCATCTGCGATTGGCGCAACTGTCCGCGTCGCAAGTTCAAGTCGCTCAACGAGCTGCAGCATCATGTGTGCAACGTGCACTGTCCCGATCACTTGGATGCTGGTGCCGAGATCTATTGCCAGTGGGGCAGCGGTCCCAGCTTGTGCGACAACATTGCGCGCAAACGTTACTCGCTGATGACGCATCTGGTGGATCGCCATCTAGCGCTGGACGATCTACGCGCCAGCGTTCAGCGTCGCCTTGCCACGGGCATACACAATGTGGCGCCCGCCCAGCCCACGGTAACTATTGTGCGCAATGCAGGGAatgcggcggcagcggcgacGCCAGCAGGAAGTGCAGCAGCTCCGGCGACGGCGGCAACGGCAACCGCTGTTGGCACCTCTGCATTGCAGGCGATTAAACGGCATTCTGCTGATTTCCTCAACTCGAAGGAGCTGATGGATGAGAACGAGGGACCAGTCACGAAGAGCATTCGCCTGACAGCGGCGCTGATTCTGCGCAATCTCGTGAACAACACATCGACGGCAAAACGCAGCCTCAAGCGCTACGAGCCGCATTTGGCGAATGTTGCGTTCAGCAATGTGGAGGCCAGCGGTGTTCTGTCGCACATATTGCACGAGCTGAGTCAGTAA